The Flavobacterium piscisymbiosum genome includes a region encoding these proteins:
- a CDS encoding SDR family oxidoreductase translates to MKNLNNKVILVTGASRGIGAAVAKNLAGRGAKIIVNYSGSLQAAEETVNAIKNAGGNAIAVQADVSKSNEVKTMFDQAIAHYGKIDVLVNNAGIMITKLIKDTTDEDFTRQFDINVRGTFNTLREAATRLADNGSIINFSTSVNRIMLPTYSTYVATKAAVEQLTRVMAKEVGARGININSISPGPTNTELFTNGKPQEVIDRLASLSAFNRLGEPEDIAQTVAFLASDDAKWITAQNIGVNGGMA, encoded by the coding sequence ATGAAAAATTTAAACAACAAAGTAATTCTGGTAACAGGAGCTTCCAGAGGAATTGGTGCAGCAGTAGCTAAAAATTTAGCCGGAAGAGGCGCAAAAATTATCGTTAATTATTCCGGCAGCTTACAGGCTGCAGAAGAAACTGTGAATGCAATTAAAAATGCCGGAGGCAATGCTATTGCTGTTCAGGCAGACGTTAGTAAATCAAACGAAGTAAAAACAATGTTTGATCAAGCTATTGCTCACTACGGTAAAATTGATGTATTGGTAAACAATGCTGGTATTATGATTACCAAATTGATAAAAGACACCACAGATGAAGATTTCACAAGACAATTTGATATCAATGTAAGAGGTACTTTCAATACCCTTAGAGAAGCTGCTACAAGATTGGCTGACAATGGAAGTATTATCAATTTTTCTACTTCTGTAAATAGAATCATGTTGCCTACATACAGCACTTATGTCGCTACAAAAGCTGCTGTAGAACAATTAACCCGGGTAATGGCTAAAGAAGTTGGCGCGAGAGGAATCAACATTAACTCTATCTCTCCCGGTCCAACAAATACAGAGCTCTTTACAAACGGAAAACCACAGGAAGTTATAGACAGGTTGGCCTCACTTTCTGCTTTTAATCGCCTTGGAGAACCGGAAGATATTGCACAGACAGTTGCTTTTTTAGCCAGCGACGATGCTAAATGGATTACAGCTCAAAACATTGGAGTTAATGGCGGAATGGCATAA